One genomic region from Strix uralensis isolate ZFMK-TIS-50842 chromosome 5, bStrUra1, whole genome shotgun sequence encodes:
- the CD36 gene encoding platelet glycoprotein 4, whose protein sequence is MGCNRNCGLLTGAIIGAVLAIFGGVLIPVGDNLIGKAIKKEAVISNGTIAFENWLVPGSSVYRQFWVFHVLNPSEVLNQGARPQLEQRGPYTYRVRYLPKENITENSDGTISYMLPNIARFEPDMSVGTENDTITCLNLAVVAAPALYTNTFIQLLLNTWIKSSKSHMLQNRTVKELLWGYKDPFLNKVPFPLDPVVGVFYPYNETLDGLYKVYTGKEDIKKTAIIESYKNKRNLSYWEGHCDLVNGTDGASFPPFVKKDQVLRFFSSDICRSIYGVFQSKQDVKGISLYRFTVPREAFASPAEVGDNYCFCTDEIISKNCTLGGVLDISACKAGKPVFISLPHFLHASDSILHDVEGLSPNEKEHETFLDIEPITGFTLQFAKRLQVNLLVKPAPKIEALSKVQKPYIFPLLWLNESAVIGDAKAEMFRNKVTSRVQMLSVLQMVLMIAGSVLFLAFMGSYFICRSKKLK, encoded by the exons gaagCTGTCATTTCAAATGGTaccattgcttttgaaaattggCTTGTGCCAGGAAGTTCAGTTTACAGACAATTTTGGGTTTTCCATGTGCTAAATCCTTCTGAGGTATTAAACCAAGGAGCACGTCCACAACTTGAACAAAGAGGACCTTACACATACAG gGTGCGATATTTACCCaaagaaaatatcacagaaaactCTGATGGCACAATATCCTACATGTTGCCTAACATTGCTCGTTTTGAACCTGATATGTCTGTTGGGACAGAAAATGATACCATCACGTGCCTCAACCTTGCTGTTGTT GCTGCACCTGCCTTGTATACAAACACTTTTATACAACTACTATTAAATACTTGGATTAAATCTTCTAAGTCACACATGCTGCAGAACAGAACAGTGAAAGAATTACTGTGGGGATATAAAGATCCCTTCTTAAACAAGGTCCCCTTCCCCTTGGACCCAGTTGTGGGAGTCTTCTACCCG TATAATGAGACGTTGGATGGACTTTACAAAGTCTATACTGGgaaagaagatattaaaaaaacagcaataattgaaagctataaaaacaaaag GAATCTTTCATACTGGGAAGGTCACTGCGATTTGGTTAACGGCACAG aTGGGGCATCATTCCCACCGTTTGTTAAGAAGGATCAGGTACTGCGTTTCTTCTCCTCTGATATTTGCAG ATCGATCTATGGAGTTTTCCAGAGCAAGCAGGATGTGAAGGGAATCTCACTCTACCGTTTCACAGTTCCTCGTGAAGCATTTGCATCACCTGCTGAAGTCGGAGATAATTATTGTTTCTGCACAGATGAAATCATATCAAAGAACTGCACATTAGGTGGAGTCCTAGACATTAGCGCCTGCAAAGCAG gAAAACCAGTATTTATCTCTCTTCCGCATTTTCTTCATGCAAGTGATTCTATATTGCATGATGTTGAAGGCCTGAGCCCCAATGAGAAGGAGCATGAGACGTTTCTAGATATAGAGCCT aTCACTGGTTTTACACTACAGTTTGCAAAAAGGCTGCAAGTAAACCTCCTTGTGAAGCCTGCACCAAAAATTGA agcTCTATCAAAAGTTCAAAAAccttatatttttcctcttctttggcTAAACGAG TCTGCTGTCATTGGGgatgcaaaagcagaaatgttcagaaataaaGTCACCAGTCGGGTCCAGATGCTGAGTGTGCTGCAGATGGTGTTAATGATCGCAGGTTCTGTGCTGTTCCTCGCATTCATGGGTTCCTATTTCATATGCagatcaaagaaattaaaataa